In Gemmatimonadota bacterium, a single genomic region encodes these proteins:
- the prfA gene encoding peptide chain release factor 1 produces the protein MNERARQGLARFRELEEMLADPSVTSNIDRLREIGKERADLEELAQAAAEWERMDAALTEAREVAHSGDEDLTELAAAEIEELEPKLTELAARLKILSVPKDPDDSRNAIVEVRAGTGGDEAALFAGEVFRMYQRFADRRKWKTEVLEVNETELGGVKEATFSLQGDGAFGVMRYESGVHRVQRVPATETSGRIHTSAVSVAVLPEAAEVDVSINPNDLRIDVFRSQGPGGQSVNTTDSAVRITHEPTGLVVTCQDEKSQHKNKAKALRVLRSRLLDQEREAAASERAEARRSQIGSGDRSEKIRTYNFPQNRVTDHRIGLSLHSIDAVMAGEFDELVDAVRQQVVAEILGGD, from the coding sequence ATGAACGAGCGGGCGCGGCAGGGACTCGCCCGGTTCCGCGAGTTGGAGGAAATGCTCGCGGATCCGTCCGTGACTTCCAACATCGACAGACTGCGCGAGATCGGCAAGGAACGCGCGGATCTGGAGGAACTGGCGCAGGCCGCTGCCGAGTGGGAGCGCATGGATGCGGCCCTCACCGAGGCGCGCGAAGTGGCCCACAGTGGCGACGAGGACCTCACCGAACTCGCGGCGGCGGAGATTGAGGAACTGGAGCCGAAGCTCACCGAACTTGCGGCACGGCTCAAGATTCTGTCTGTCCCCAAGGATCCGGACGATTCCCGAAACGCCATCGTGGAGGTCCGTGCAGGGACCGGAGGCGATGAGGCGGCGCTCTTTGCGGGCGAGGTCTTTCGGATGTACCAGCGCTTTGCGGACCGCCGAAAGTGGAAGACGGAAGTGCTGGAGGTCAACGAGACGGAACTTGGCGGCGTCAAGGAGGCCACCTTCTCGCTGCAGGGGGACGGCGCGTTCGGCGTGATGCGCTACGAGAGCGGAGTTCACCGCGTGCAGCGGGTCCCCGCGACGGAGACAAGCGGCCGGATCCACACTTCGGCGGTCTCGGTGGCGGTTCTTCCCGAAGCGGCGGAAGTGGATGTGAGCATCAACCCCAACGATCTTCGGATCGATGTCTTCCGTTCCCAGGGGCCGGGTGGCCAGAGCGTGAACACGACCGACTCCGCGGTGCGGATCACGCATGAACCCACCGGACTGGTCGTGACTTGTCAGGACGAGAAGAGCCAGCACAAGAACAAGGCGAAGGCGCTTCGAGTGCTTCGATCGCGGCTGCTGGACCAGGAGCGGGAGGCGGCCGCCAGCGAACGCGCCGAGGCCCGGCGCAGCCAGATTGGTTCGGGCGACCGGTCGGAGAAGATCCGGACCTACAACTTTCCCCAGAACCGTGTCACAGACCACCGGATCGGCCTCTCCCTGCACAGTATCGACGCGGTGATGGCGGGAGAGTTCGATGAACTGGTGGATGCCGTGCGCCAGCAGGTCGTGGCGGAGATTCTGGGAGGCGACTGA
- a CDS encoding cytochrome c yields the protein MTSSRVGIRLLLAGAMALAVAVAPPSRAQTEADGEKVFKTVCFACHTIGGGRLVGPDLAGVQDRHSAEWLRSFIRSSQKMVDEGDAKAVALFDEYKIPMPDNALDDAAIDGVIAYIAQAAGGSGDAEPAAPPPPARAATEADVELGRRLFQGTTRLAGGGPACNSCHHVQNDAVIGGGTLAKDLTTVFTRMGTPGVEAILGSPPFPVMKTAYSGRPLEADEVFALSAFLEVVDGQSMDQPSRDYGFRLLYSGIGGAGLLFGLYGLLGMRRKRGSMNQELFDRQVRSQ from the coding sequence ATGACCAGTTCCCGAGTCGGGATTCGACTCCTTCTCGCGGGTGCTATGGCGCTTGCGGTTGCAGTCGCGCCCCCCTCCCGGGCCCAGACTGAGGCGGACGGAGAGAAGGTATTCAAGACCGTGTGCTTCGCCTGCCACACCATCGGCGGGGGTCGTCTGGTGGGGCCGGACCTTGCGGGCGTGCAGGACCGGCATTCCGCGGAGTGGCTGCGTTCCTTCATTCGCTCGTCGCAGAAAATGGTCGACGAGGGAGACGCCAAGGCCGTCGCTCTCTTTGACGAGTACAAGATCCCCATGCCGGACAACGCGCTGGACGATGCCGCCATCGATGGCGTGATTGCGTACATCGCGCAGGCAGCCGGTGGGTCGGGAGATGCCGAACCGGCCGCCCCGCCCCCTCCGGCCAGGGCAGCCACGGAGGCGGATGTGGAGCTCGGGCGTCGGCTCTTTCAGGGAACGACCCGACTGGCCGGAGGCGGCCCCGCGTGCAACTCCTGCCACCATGTCCAGAACGACGCGGTCATCGGCGGCGGTACGCTTGCGAAGGATCTCACCACCGTCTTCACGCGCATGGGAACACCCGGTGTCGAGGCCATCCTCGGCAGCCCGCCGTTTCCCGTCATGAAGACCGCATACTCCGGCCGCCCGCTGGAGGCGGACGAGGTATTCGCGTTGAGCGCGTTTCTGGAGGTCGTCGACGGCCAGAGCATGGACCAGCCTTCGCGGGACTACGGGTTCCGCCTGCTCTACTCCGGCATCGGGGGTGCCGGATTGCTCTTCGGGCTGTACGGGCTGCTCGGAATGAGACGCAAGCGGGGTTCGATGAATCAGGAACTTTTTGATCGCCAGGTTCGGTCGCAGTAG
- a CDS encoding nitrate reductase subunit alpha has translation MSWIKDIVSPETRKWESFYRNRFQHDRVVRSTHGVNCTGGCSWQVHVKDGIVVWETQQLDYPLLEGELPPYEPRGCQRGISFSWYLYSPLRIKYPLIRGSLVDAFRAEKAKTGDPYAAWENLQADESARGRYTRARGKGGFRRTSWEEVEEIMAVANLHTAKKYGPDRVIGFSPIPAMSMLSYAAGGRFLQLFGGVNLSFYDWYCDLPTAFPEIWGEQTDVCESADWYNSKMIADMGACLNMTRTPDCHFFAESRHNGTKAVVFAPDFSQVCKYADQWVPLHAGSDGAFWMAVSHVILKEFHHDQATPYFLDYVKKYTDSPYLVKLEKDGDHYKPGRLLRAKEVANFRDISNGDWKFLNIDAKTGAFVVPKGASGHRWDADQGHWNMKAENSADNAPYDPLLSFIDGSDEVLQAEFVEFGKDVTALRGVPVKYVETESGRVAVTTVYDLTMAQYGVGRGLDGDYPADYTDQTAAYTPAWQEVFTGVDSKTVVQFAREWASTASQTQGKCMIIIGAGINHWYHANLMYRAGAMALMLSGCVGRNGGGLNHYVGQEKLAPMDSWGSIAFAKDWHAPSRLQQAPLWHYINTCQYRYDGQFSKYNTVPDNDWTGRHTADQIFRAVRMGWMPFYPQFQRNTLDLCREAADSGCGTDEEIKGFVIDQLKSKKLAYSVSDPEAPENFPRVWYIWRGNAIMGSMKGHEYCLKHYLGTHSNAIAKDSEDHTQEVKWHEVAPTGKMDLIVDLNFRMDSSALYSDIVLPAASWYEKADLNSTDLHSFIHPLSQAIPPVWESKSDWEIFRNLAKKTSELAAKYLPGAHKDVVALPLAHDSADEISQPEVRDWYLGECEAVPGKTMHKLAVVERDYTKLYERFISLGEKIRDNGLGAHGNSYDATPEYDEMVSSNHFPVEQVDGVALPSLKEDTSAANAVLHLSSLTNGELTVRAYENAEKRTGLTLADLAHGSQDVRINYADLQAQPRRYNTSPLWSGLMNDGRAYAAYTYNVERLVPWRTLTGRQHFYLDHEMYLAYGENLPTYKPSPKPELYGDLKETLEGGEAKVLNCLTPHGKWHIHSTYMENLRMLTLSRGCEPCWISEEDAADLDIQDNDWVEVYNDHGVFCTRAAVTARVPRGVCIVYHVPERTVGIPKSQVRGNKRAGGHNSFTRIHLKPNFLSGGYGQFTYHFNYWGPIAPNRDTHVTVKKMTKVVF, from the coding sequence ATGAGCTGGATCAAGGACATTGTCTCTCCGGAGACACGCAAGTGGGAATCGTTCTACCGAAACCGCTTTCAGCATGACCGGGTGGTTCGCAGCACACATGGCGTGAACTGTACGGGCGGGTGCTCGTGGCAGGTCCATGTGAAGGACGGGATCGTCGTCTGGGAAACCCAGCAACTGGACTATCCGCTGCTCGAAGGGGAGCTTCCGCCGTACGAGCCACGCGGATGCCAGCGCGGCATTTCCTTCTCCTGGTATCTCTACAGCCCGCTCCGCATCAAGTATCCGCTGATTCGCGGGTCGCTGGTGGACGCTTTCCGCGCGGAGAAGGCGAAGACCGGAGATCCGTACGCCGCATGGGAGAATCTGCAGGCGGACGAATCGGCGCGCGGCCGATACACGCGGGCTCGCGGCAAGGGCGGCTTCCGGCGCACTTCGTGGGAAGAGGTCGAGGAGATCATGGCGGTCGCCAACCTCCACACCGCGAAGAAGTACGGCCCGGACCGGGTGATAGGCTTCTCCCCGATTCCAGCCATGTCCATGTTGAGCTACGCGGCGGGCGGGCGCTTCCTGCAGTTGTTCGGCGGCGTCAACCTGAGCTTCTACGACTGGTACTGCGATCTCCCGACAGCTTTCCCCGAGATCTGGGGAGAGCAGACGGATGTCTGCGAGAGCGCGGACTGGTACAACTCCAAGATGATTGCGGACATGGGCGCGTGTCTCAACATGACGCGTACTCCGGACTGCCACTTCTTCGCGGAGTCGCGGCACAACGGCACGAAGGCGGTTGTGTTCGCGCCGGACTTCAGCCAGGTGTGCAAGTACGCGGACCAGTGGGTTCCGCTGCACGCCGGTAGCGACGGCGCGTTCTGGATGGCGGTCTCGCATGTCATCCTGAAGGAGTTCCACCACGACCAGGCGACACCCTACTTCCTCGACTATGTGAAGAAGTACACAGACAGCCCGTATCTGGTGAAGCTGGAGAAGGACGGGGACCACTACAAGCCCGGCCGCCTTCTCCGCGCGAAGGAAGTGGCGAACTTCCGGGACATCTCCAACGGAGACTGGAAGTTCCTCAACATCGATGCGAAGACGGGCGCGTTCGTCGTTCCGAAGGGCGCCAGCGGGCATCGGTGGGACGCGGACCAGGGACACTGGAACATGAAGGCGGAGAACTCCGCCGACAACGCACCCTACGATCCGCTCCTGTCGTTCATTGACGGCTCCGACGAAGTGCTTCAGGCGGAGTTCGTGGAGTTCGGGAAGGATGTCACCGCGCTTCGCGGCGTCCCCGTGAAGTATGTGGAGACGGAGTCGGGCCGTGTGGCCGTGACGACGGTATATGACCTGACGATGGCGCAGTACGGCGTCGGTCGAGGACTGGACGGCGACTACCCGGCGGACTATACGGACCAGACCGCGGCCTATACGCCCGCCTGGCAGGAGGTCTTCACCGGCGTCGACTCCAAGACGGTGGTTCAGTTTGCGCGGGAGTGGGCTTCGACCGCGTCGCAGACTCAGGGCAAGTGCATGATCATCATCGGCGCGGGCATCAACCACTGGTACCACGCGAACCTGATGTACCGCGCGGGCGCCATGGCACTGATGCTGTCCGGTTGCGTCGGCCGCAACGGCGGCGGGTTGAACCACTATGTCGGGCAGGAGAAGCTGGCGCCGATGGATTCGTGGGGCTCCATTGCCTTCGCCAAGGACTGGCACGCTCCGTCACGCCTCCAGCAGGCCCCGCTGTGGCACTACATCAACACCTGCCAGTACCGGTACGACGGCCAGTTCTCCAAGTACAACACCGTGCCCGACAACGACTGGACGGGGCGGCACACGGCAGACCAGATCTTCCGCGCGGTACGAATGGGATGGATGCCGTTCTATCCGCAGTTCCAGCGGAACACGCTGGACCTTTGCCGCGAGGCCGCGGACAGCGGATGCGGCACAGACGAGGAAATCAAGGGCTTCGTCATCGACCAGCTCAAGTCGAAGAAACTGGCGTACTCCGTCAGCGACCCGGAAGCACCGGAGAACTTCCCGCGTGTGTGGTACATCTGGCGCGGCAACGCCATCATGGGAAGCATGAAGGGTCATGAGTACTGTTTGAAGCACTACCTCGGCACGCACTCCAATGCCATTGCCAAGGATTCGGAAGACCACACACAGGAAGTCAAGTGGCACGAGGTGGCGCCGACCGGGAAGATGGACCTGATCGTGGACCTGAACTTCCGGATGGACTCGTCTGCGCTCTATTCGGACATCGTGCTGCCGGCGGCGTCCTGGTACGAGAAGGCGGACCTGAACAGCACGGACCTTCACTCGTTCATTCACCCGCTGTCGCAGGCCATCCCGCCGGTGTGGGAGTCGAAGAGCGACTGGGAGATCTTCCGCAACCTCGCGAAGAAGACCAGCGAACTGGCCGCGAAGTATCTGCCGGGTGCGCACAAAGATGTGGTGGCACTTCCGCTGGCCCACGATTCCGCAGACGAAATCAGCCAGCCGGAAGTTCGGGACTGGTACCTCGGCGAATGCGAGGCCGTTCCCGGCAAGACGATGCACAAACTGGCGGTCGTGGAGCGGGATTACACAAAACTGTACGAGCGCTTCATCTCCCTCGGGGAGAAGATCCGGGACAATGGTCTGGGAGCGCACGGGAACAGCTACGACGCCACCCCCGAGTACGACGAGATGGTGTCCTCGAACCACTTCCCGGTGGAGCAGGTGGACGGGGTCGCGCTGCCGTCGCTGAAGGAAGACACATCCGCAGCGAACGCCGTGCTTCATCTATCTTCGCTCACGAACGGAGAGTTGACCGTTCGGGCGTATGAGAACGCGGAGAAGCGAACCGGGCTGACGCTGGCCGACCTGGCGCACGGGAGTCAGGATGTCCGAATCAACTATGCGGACCTGCAGGCGCAACCGCGTCGATACAACACTTCGCCATTGTGGTCCGGCCTCATGAACGACGGCCGTGCGTACGCAGCCTACACCTACAATGTGGAAAGGCTCGTGCCGTGGCGGACGCTCACCGGTCGCCAGCACTTCTACCTGGACCACGAGATGTACCTGGCATACGGCGAGAATCTTCCGACCTACAAGCCTTCTCCCAAGCCGGAACTCTACGGCGATCTCAAGGAGACGCTCGAAGGCGGCGAGGCCAAGGTTCTCAACTGCCTTACCCCGCACGGCAAGTGGCACATCCACTCCACCTACATGGAGAACCTCCGGATGCTCACGCTGTCACGCGGGTGCGAGCCATGCTGGATCAGCGAGGAAGACGCGGCAGACCTCGACATTCAGGACAACGACTGGGTGGAGGTCTACAACGATCACGGAGTCTTCTGCACACGCGCGGCGGTTACGGCGCGTGTGCCTCGCGGAGTGTGCATCGTCTACCATGTTCCGGAGCGGACCGTGGGAATCCCGAAGTCGCAGGTGCGCGGGAACAAACGCGCCGGAGGCCATAACAGCTTCACCCGGATCCACCTGAAGCCGAACTTCCTGAGCGGCGGATACGGACAGTTCACCTACCACTTCAACTACTGGGGCCCCATCGCCCCGAACCGCGACACGCATGTCACGGTCAAGAAAATGACAAAGGTCGTGT